A stretch of Labrus bergylta chromosome 19, fLabBer1.1, whole genome shotgun sequence DNA encodes these proteins:
- the rbm48 gene encoding RNA-binding protein 48: protein MAAPANNNSGCWGVPEVYKHHEQRKVCISRPKYREGRNAKAVKVYTINLESCYLMVQGVPAIGVMTELIQLCALYGAVEEYRPLDEYPAEEFTEVYLVKFQKLTSARAAKRRMDEKSFYGGVLHVCYVPEYETVEDTRLKLQDRRRYVIRAVHNKAREKQQKEAVNDPPASLDTASTSRTNSTRHDATSDKKITGDTSKTSHYSGFPLLPLPPQELYHYRHINQFGTVPTEDKMGTLHNAIIDTKQQPRPSSSSTLTPSDRDPGHRLTSNQSSAVRFVPRTTHLENRKRKVEVALENMATDDTSNNEPLIGPKLPDLPKVDMIDESLNTTVSLIRNTMKQVGAVPDLKPVEKKVKPRRRI, encoded by the exons ATGGCGGCACCAGCTAACAACAACTCAGGCTGTTGGGGCGTCCCAGAGGTTTATAAACACCATGAACAGAGGAAAGTGTGCATTTCTCGACCAAAATATAGAGAGGGAAGAAATGCGAAAGCTGTTAAG GTGTACACCATCAATTTGGAGTCGTGTTACCTCATGGTCCAAGGAGTCCCAGCTATTGGAGTGATGACAGAGCTGATCCAGCTGTGCGCCCTGTACGGAGCCGTGGAGGAGTACAGGCCCCTGGACGAGTATCCGGCTGAGGAGTTCACGGAGGTCTACCTAGTCAAGTTCCAAAAACTCACCAGTGCCAG AGCGGCCAAACGACGCATGGATGAGAAGAGTTTCTACGGTGGCGTGCTGCATGTGTGCTACGTCCCAGAATACGAGACTGTGGAGGATACCAGGCTGAAACTGCAGGACAGGAGGAGATATGTAATCAGGGCCGTTCACAATAAAG caagagaaaaacagcagaaggaGGCGGTAAATGACCCGCCAGCATCATTGGACACAGCTTCCACATCAAGGACAAACAGTACCAGACATGATGCAACCTCtgacaaaaaaatcacaggagACACTTCAAAAACGAGCCATTATTCAGGCTTTCCTCTACTGCCGTTACCTCCTCAGGAACTGTATCACTACCGACATATCAATCAATTTGGAACTGTACCAACAGAAGACAAAATGGGGACTTTACATAATGCCATCATTGACACAAAACAGCAGCCAAGACCGAGTTCAAGCTCCACTCTAACCCCTTCAGACAGAGACCCAGGACACAGACTCACCTCAAATCAGAGTTCTGCTGTCAGATTTGTCCCGAGAACCACTCATTTGGAGAACAGGAAACGCAAAGTGGAAGTGGCTCTGGAAAACATGGCAACTGATGACACAAGCAACAATGAGCCTCTTATAGGGCCAAAGCTCCCAGACCTACCTAAAGTGGACATGATAGATGAGTCTCTAAACACAACTGTAAGCCTTATTCGGAACACAATGAAACAG gTGGGAGCAGTGCCTGATCTCAAACCAGTGGAGAAAAAGGTGAAACCCAGACGTCGGATTTAA